One genomic segment of Candidatus Polarisedimenticolaceae bacterium includes these proteins:
- a CDS encoding TIR domain-containing protein, producing MTPSTPKPRFLIGASPDDRAIAEALRTALADLADVTLWSRGAFEPGLTGSAGLLDAVRGFDFAAFVVAPEGTAPKRATRRGDASDPVALALGICLGSLGRQRTFVVCSAESPLPAELRGVVAATFPPPRSAGIPPAVGCAAAILREQILRLVPAPTAGKAARAGATKPNQVARRRRRPTLGTAYLAGPRRVLKIVDISMTGALLESFGEIPEGQLLDLDLALENGTRIRVSARVARNQHPQWGRSGGVGVAFLRFEGDSREHLAQYIDADPDASTGELHLLADADVPAR from the coding sequence ATGACGCCGTCCACACCGAAGCCGCGGTTCCTGATCGGGGCCTCCCCCGACGATCGGGCGATCGCCGAAGCGCTCCGGACGGCGCTCGCGGATCTCGCCGACGTCACCCTCTGGTCCCGAGGCGCCTTCGAGCCTGGGCTCACCGGCTCCGCCGGCCTCCTCGACGCGGTTCGCGGATTCGACTTCGCGGCGTTTGTCGTCGCGCCCGAAGGAACGGCGCCGAAGCGCGCGACACGGCGCGGCGACGCGTCCGACCCGGTCGCGCTGGCTCTCGGGATCTGTCTGGGCTCGCTCGGGCGTCAGCGAACGTTCGTCGTCTGTTCCGCCGAGAGTCCCTTGCCCGCCGAGCTTCGCGGCGTCGTCGCGGCGACGTTTCCGCCGCCGCGCTCGGCCGGCATCCCACCGGCGGTCGGGTGCGCCGCGGCGATCCTCCGCGAGCAGATCCTGCGCCTCGTCCCGGCTCCGACGGCGGGCAAGGCCGCGCGCGCCGGCGCGACGAAGCCGAATCAGGTCGCCCGGAGGCGCCGCCGCCCCACGCTGGGGACGGCCTACCTGGCGGGACCGCGGCGCGTCCTCAAGATCGTCGACATCAGCATGACCGGCGCGCTCCTCGAGTCGTTCGGCGAGATCCCCGAAGGGCAGCTCCTCGATCTCGACCTCGCCCTCGAGAACGGCACCCGGATCCGGGTCAGCGCGCGCGTCGCCAGGAACCAGCACCCGCAGTGGGGCCGTTCGGGGGGCGTCGGCGTCGCGTTCCTCCGCTTCGAGGGGGACTCGCGCGAGCACCTCGCGCAGTACATCGACGCCGACCCCGACGCGTCAACAGGCGAGCTCCACCTGCTCGCCGACGCGGACGTCCCCGCCCGCTAG
- a CDS encoding GNAT family N-acetyltransferase, whose translation MIREIDASEFEIVWPIYRAVIAGGDAFAPAPDTPFEEARRTWAEPPARAFVATEAGAVLGSYMLRPNQPGLGDHVANAGYIVAPKARGRGLARTMCEHSLETARVAGFTAMQFNYVVATNTGAIKVWERCGFKVVGRVPKAFRHATLGPVDVLVMHRFL comes from the coding sequence ATGATCCGCGAGATCGACGCGTCCGAGTTCGAGATCGTGTGGCCGATCTACCGCGCGGTGATCGCCGGCGGTGACGCCTTCGCACCGGCTCCCGACACACCGTTCGAGGAAGCGCGGCGGACGTGGGCCGAGCCGCCGGCCCGCGCGTTCGTCGCCACCGAAGCGGGCGCGGTCCTCGGGAGCTACATGCTCCGCCCGAACCAGCCCGGCCTAGGCGACCACGTCGCGAACGCCGGCTACATCGTCGCCCCGAAGGCCCGCGGCCGCGGCCTCGCGCGGACGATGTGCGAGCACTCGCTCGAGACGGCGCGCGTGGCGGGATTCACGGCGATGCAGTTCAACTACGTCGTCGCGACGAACACGGGCGCGATCAAGGTCTGGGAGCGCTGCGGCTTCAAGGTCGTCGGACGTGTCCCCAAGGCGTTCCGCCACGCGACACTGGGACCGGTCGACGTCCTCGTCATGCACCGTTTTCTCTGA
- a CDS encoding TCR/Tet family MFS transporter, with the protein MTSPPRSQRHALAFIAITLLLDTIGFGLIVPVMPRLLETLTGKPASVAVLDAGWLTFVYASMQFLCAPILGGLSDRFGRRPVLLAAIGALGVDYVVMGFAPTLPWLFLGRSIAGMAGASFTPAYAYVADISAPEKRAQNFGIVSAMFGVGFITGPALGGLLGGLGPRAPFFAAAALSSINFLYGLFVLPESLPAERRRRFDWKRANALGTMRQLRKHPAVWGLLVALFLWMLANQVMPSTWSFYTKYRFGWAEGTIGASLALAGLVMASAQALVPRLVVPVLGERGAALTGIVVGGLGYAAYGLATSGWMMFAILPTWFFGAIVMPTTNALMSHRVPPDAQGELQGAVASLFSVSSILGPPLMTQLFGRFTAPGSSVHVPGAAFFAAWALTIGCFFIYRAATRGQ; encoded by the coding sequence ATGACCTCGCCCCCCCGCAGCCAGCGCCACGCCCTCGCCTTCATCGCGATCACGCTGCTCCTGGACACGATCGGCTTCGGGCTGATCGTCCCGGTCATGCCGCGGCTCCTCGAGACGCTCACGGGCAAGCCGGCGAGCGTGGCGGTCCTCGACGCAGGCTGGCTGACGTTCGTCTATGCGTCGATGCAGTTCCTCTGCGCTCCGATCCTCGGCGGGCTGTCGGACCGGTTCGGGAGACGCCCGGTCCTCCTGGCGGCGATCGGCGCGCTCGGGGTCGATTACGTGGTCATGGGTTTCGCGCCGACGCTGCCGTGGCTCTTCCTCGGCCGGTCGATCGCCGGGATGGCGGGGGCCTCGTTCACCCCGGCGTACGCCTATGTCGCCGACATCAGCGCTCCGGAGAAGCGGGCGCAGAACTTCGGGATCGTCAGCGCGATGTTCGGGGTGGGATTCATCACCGGGCCGGCGCTCGGCGGGCTCCTCGGCGGACTCGGGCCACGCGCGCCGTTCTTCGCCGCCGCGGCGCTCAGCTCGATCAACTTCCTCTACGGTCTCTTCGTTCTCCCCGAGTCGCTCCCGGCGGAGAGGCGGCGCCGGTTCGACTGGAAACGGGCCAATGCGCTCGGAACGATGCGGCAGCTCCGCAAGCACCCGGCCGTCTGGGGCCTGCTCGTCGCGCTCTTCCTCTGGATGCTCGCGAATCAGGTCATGCCGTCGACGTGGAGCTTCTACACGAAGTACCGGTTCGGCTGGGCCGAGGGAACGATCGGCGCCTCGCTCGCCCTCGCGGGGCTCGTCATGGCGTCGGCGCAGGCGCTGGTCCCGCGGCTCGTCGTCCCGGTGCTCGGCGAGCGCGGCGCGGCGCTCACCGGGATCGTCGTGGGCGGTCTCGGCTACGCCGCCTACGGGCTCGCCACGAGCGGGTGGATGATGTTCGCGATCCTGCCGACGTGGTTCTTCGGTGCCATCGTCATGCCGACGACGAACGCCCTCATGTCGCACCGCGTGCCGCCCGACGCGCAGGGCGAGCTCCAGGGCGCCGTCGCTAGCCTCTTCTCGGTCAGCTCGATCCTCGGGCCGCCGCTCATGACGCAGCTCTTCGGACGGTTCACGGCGCCGGGATCGAGCGTCCACGTTCCCGGCGCAGCGTTCTTCGCCGCATGGGCGCTCACGATCGGTTGCTTCTTCATCTACCGCGCGGCGACACGGGGACAGTAA
- a CDS encoding P-loop NTPase: MKSYHEIIGDGGSNVLGQVLEQRDRIARALSGVRHRVAVGSGKGGVGKSTVTRVLASALAMKGRAVAILDADFNGPTQARMTGLSGAVPVPGREGLALPRSKDGVGVFSIGGFLPESKPLEFDAVSTGEAHTWRATREFAALGEVLSAVAWGDLDVLLFDLPPGTERTMQFADALGAETSFVLVTIPSDVARGVVARSVSALAKASNPVLGYVENMSGYFCADCNEVKPLFPESKDAVALDLPCLGRVPFDPALAFACDRGVSFADLPESAATRALMAVAGRLLESLETGR; encoded by the coding sequence ATGAAGTCGTACCACGAAATTATCGGAGATGGCGGCTCCAACGTTTTGGGCCAAGTACTCGAGCAGCGGGACCGGATCGCGCGCGCCCTCTCGGGGGTGCGCCACCGGGTCGCGGTCGGGTCGGGTAAGGGCGGCGTCGGCAAGAGCACGGTGACGCGCGTCCTGGCTTCGGCGCTCGCGATGAAGGGGCGCGCGGTCGCGATCCTCGACGCCGACTTCAACGGGCCGACGCAGGCGCGCATGACGGGTCTCTCCGGCGCCGTGCCGGTGCCGGGTCGTGAAGGCCTCGCCCTCCCCCGCTCGAAGGACGGCGTCGGCGTCTTCTCCATCGGCGGCTTCCTCCCCGAATCGAAGCCGCTCGAGTTCGACGCGGTCTCCACCGGCGAGGCGCACACCTGGCGGGCCACGCGCGAGTTTGCCGCCCTGGGCGAGGTGCTCTCGGCGGTCGCGTGGGGCGACCTCGACGTCCTCCTCTTCGACCTGCCGCCGGGAACCGAGCGCACGATGCAGTTCGCCGACGCGCTCGGGGCCGAGACGAGCTTCGTCCTCGTCACCATCCCGTCCGATGTCGCGCGCGGGGTCGTCGCCCGCTCGGTGAGCGCGCTGGCCAAGGCGTCGAACCCGGTGCTCGGCTACGTCGAGAACATGAGCGGCTACTTCTGCGCCGACTGCAACGAGGTCAAGCCGCTATTCCCGGAATCGAAGGACGCGGTGGCGCTCGACCTCCCCTGCCTGGGGCGCGTCCCGTTCGACCCGGCGCTCGCCTTCGCGTGCGACCGTGGCGTCTCCTTCGCCGACCTTCCCGAATCGGCCGCGACGCGGGCCCTCATGGCCGTCGCCGGCCGCCTGCTCGAGTCCCTGGAGACCGGCCGATGA
- a CDS encoding PCP reductase family protein has protein sequence MKFLCVPCDQPMKMMAVTPPDRGSVAVTYGCPECGYEMAMLTNPFETQLVTSLGVKIGPNEGKDAATATSGSKCPFAGMMAGASEEAEETKGPKWTAEAEARMESVPSFVRSMAKTGIEKFAEESGYTVIDERVLDEARSRFGM, from the coding sequence ATGAAATTCCTCTGCGTCCCCTGCGATCAGCCGATGAAGATGATGGCGGTCACGCCGCCTGACCGCGGCTCGGTCGCCGTCACGTACGGCTGCCCTGAGTGCGGCTACGAGATGGCGATGCTCACGAACCCGTTCGAGACGCAGCTCGTAACGTCGCTCGGCGTGAAGATCGGGCCGAACGAGGGAAAGGACGCCGCAACCGCGACGAGCGGCTCGAAGTGCCCGTTCGCCGGGATGATGGCCGGCGCCTCGGAGGAGGCGGAAGAGACGAAGGGTCCCAAGTGGACCGCCGAGGCCGAGGCACGGATGGAATCGGTCCCGAGCTTCGTCCGCTCGATGGCGAAGACCGGCATCGAGAAGTTCGCGGAGGAGAGCGGCTACACCGTCATCGACGAGAGGGTGCTCGACGAAGCCCGGTCGCGCTTCGGTATGTGA
- a CDS encoding radical SAM protein, whose amino-acid sequence MDPSPFERPYVVSWNLTYRCNLACEHCYLDAGGKPLVHDEAFSDRSELTTAQCFKVVGDIAAFAPEAVTILTGGEPLLRRDILEIVRHANAKGLWVVVGTNGVKITPTLAALLVKEGVRGMSLSLDALDPASHDAFRRVKGAWQNTVDGAKILGAAGLPFIVQTTIGAHNVNELEAIAAFAHDELAAKVWNLYFLVPTGRGAFVSDIAPDAYDRILEGLNRIQKHYAGRMLVNAKCAPHYVKTLIEQDPDSPFLKTYTGGAGGCPAGTHYLGIRPNGDVTPCPYLPVFGGNLKEETLASVWAASEPFVAIRRRTSLGGRCGACELNAMCGGCRARAYGATGDIMAEDPLCTHTPGKFAGSPLISIKPVEYGKSSITEIAWDDDARERMKRIPAFVRGMVVKAVEDSCRKSGVSRVTLAELEAIRSKVPARYSIFGKRG is encoded by the coding sequence ATGGATCCGTCCCCGTTCGAGCGCCCGTACGTCGTCTCCTGGAATCTGACCTACCGCTGCAATCTCGCCTGCGAGCACTGCTACCTCGACGCCGGCGGCAAGCCGCTCGTCCACGACGAGGCATTCTCGGACCGAAGCGAGCTGACGACCGCGCAGTGCTTCAAGGTGGTGGGCGACATCGCGGCGTTCGCGCCCGAGGCCGTGACGATCCTGACCGGCGGCGAGCCGCTCCTCCGGCGGGACATCCTCGAGATCGTCCGCCACGCGAACGCGAAGGGCCTCTGGGTCGTCGTGGGCACGAACGGCGTGAAGATCACGCCGACCCTTGCCGCGCTCCTGGTCAAGGAAGGCGTGCGCGGGATGTCGCTCTCGCTCGACGCGCTCGATCCGGCAAGTCACGACGCCTTTCGGCGCGTGAAGGGTGCGTGGCAGAACACCGTCGACGGCGCGAAGATCCTCGGGGCGGCCGGGCTGCCGTTCATCGTGCAGACGACGATCGGCGCGCACAACGTGAACGAGCTCGAGGCAATCGCCGCCTTCGCGCATGACGAGCTGGCGGCAAAGGTGTGGAACCTCTACTTCCTCGTCCCCACGGGCCGCGGCGCGTTCGTCTCCGACATCGCGCCCGACGCCTACGACCGGATCCTCGAGGGGCTGAACCGCATCCAGAAGCATTACGCCGGACGGATGCTCGTCAACGCCAAGTGCGCCCCGCACTACGTGAAGACCTTGATCGAGCAGGATCCGGACTCGCCGTTCCTGAAGACGTACACAGGCGGAGCCGGCGGCTGCCCCGCCGGCACGCACTACCTCGGGATCCGTCCGAACGGCGACGTCACCCCCTGCCCCTACCTCCCTGTCTTCGGCGGCAACCTCAAAGAAGAAACTCTCGCGAGCGTGTGGGCGGCCTCGGAGCCGTTCGTCGCGATCCGGCGGCGCACGAGCCTCGGCGGGCGCTGCGGCGCCTGCGAGCTGAACGCGATGTGCGGCGGCTGCCGCGCTCGCGCCTACGGCGCGACCGGCGACATCATGGCCGAAGATCCCTTGTGCACTCATACGCCGGGCAAGTTCGCCGGCTCCCCGCTCATCTCGATCAAGCCCGTGGAATACGGAAAGTCCTCCATCACCGAGATCGCGTGGGACGACGACGCGCGCGAGCGCATGAAGCGTATCCCCGCGTTCGTTCGCGGCATGGTCGTGAAAGCGGTCGAGGACTCGTGCCGGAAGAGCGGCGTGTCTCGCGTCACGCTCGCGGAGCTCGAGGCGATTCGGTCGAAGGTGCCGGCGCGATATTCGATCTTCGGGAAGCGGGGCTAG
- a CDS encoding DUF2188 domain-containing protein: MAKRARVVYDVASDGRRWKITAEGGAVRSLHSTKDQAVNTALKVAKQNAPSQLRIHKLDGSIESERRYEEDRFPPHPGARQSREE; this comes from the coding sequence ATGGCCAAGCGAGCCCGCGTCGTCTATGACGTCGCATCGGACGGCCGACGATGGAAGATCACCGCGGAGGGCGGCGCTGTCCGCAGCCTCCACTCGACCAAGGATCAGGCGGTCAATACCGCGCTCAAGGTCGCGAAGCAGAACGCGCCGTCGCAGCTCCGCATCCACAAGCTCGACGGATCGATCGAGAGCGAGCGGAGGTACGAGGAAGACCGGTTCCCGCCGCACCCAGGTGCAAGGCAGTCGCGAGAGGAGTAG